TCCGCCCCGGTGTTCATTGGCAGCATCTTGTCAAATCCAAAATATTCAGAAATGTACTTTTCAAAAGGCCCCAAAATATCATTATGAAAAGCCCTGGAAGTCAAAGTCAATAAACCAGCTTGCTCTATCAGCGCATTTTTGATCCTGGGGTGACAGTGCCCCTGATTGACGGCCGAATAGGCAGACAAAAAATCGAAATAACGCTTTCCTTCCACATCCCAAAGATAAACGCCTTCCCCACGGGCGAGCACTACCGGCAAAGGATGATAGTTGTGCGCCCCGTATTGGTTTTCCAACTCGATTGCTTGGGCACTGGAACTAATTGTCTGCATGTTTTGTGTATTTTTGTATACTATATAATAAGGAATCGATTTGTTCAAATATAACAATTGACTCTGTCCGAACCATGAAAGAACGTAAGAAGCCGAGATCAAGTGCGGCAATGAGTGGAGATGATTACTATTTTATGGAAAATGGGCTGATGGTTTTCACAGAAAAATACCACTTAAAGCGGGGCTACTGCTGTGGAAATGGATGTAAGCACTGTCCTTATCCAAAACCTTGATACAAAAGGGAATATTTTTGAAAGGCATTGTTGTTAATTAGCAAAAAGTTCCGATATTTGCAGACTCATTACAGAAACGCATACAATTTTACTATAAATACCATGGCAAAAGTTTGTGACATTACCGGAAAAAGACCTCGAGTAGGTAACAACGTATCCCATGCAAACAATAAATCTAAGCGTAGATTCTACCCAAATCTTCATAAGAAGACATTCTACGTGCCAGAGGAAGATGCATGGATCACCTTGAAAGTTTGTTCTAAGGCATTGAAGACTATCAATAAGAA
This genomic window from Algoriphagus sp. TR-M9 contains:
- a CDS encoding DUF5522 domain-containing protein; protein product: MSGDDYYFMENGLMVFTEKYHLKRGYCCGNGCKHCPYPKP
- the rpmB gene encoding 50S ribosomal protein L28, with amino-acid sequence MAKVCDITGKRPRVGNNVSHANNKSKRRFYPNLHKKTFYVPEEDAWITLKVCSKALKTINKNGITAVLKKAQDNGMIVIR